From the Lepisosteus oculatus isolate fLepOcu1 chromosome 1, fLepOcu1.hap2, whole genome shotgun sequence genome, one window contains:
- the chmp3 gene encoding charged multivesicular body protein 3 — MGLFGKTQERPPKDLVNEWSLKIRKEMRVIDRQIRDIQREQEKVKRSVKDAAKKGQKDVCVILAKEMIQSKRAVNKLYSSKAQMNSVLLSMKNQLSVLRVAGALQKSTDVMKAMQSLVKVPEIQATMRELSKEMMKAGIIEEMLEDTFEGMEDEEEMEEAAEAEVDRILFEITAGALGKAPSKVTDELPEMEPAGPAPVSEDEPEEDIEEMQSRLAALRS; from the exons ATGGGGCTGTTCGGTAAAACACAAGAGAGACCGCCAAAGGACTTG gTGAATGAATGGTCTCTCAAAATCCGAAAAGAGATGCGTGTCATTGATAGGCAGATCAGAG acatccagagggaacaggaAAAAGTAAAACGCTCCGTTAAAGATGCTGCCAAGAAGGGCCAGAAGGATGTGTGTGTGATCCTGGCCAAGGAGATGATCCAGTCCAAGAGAGCCGTTAACAAACTGTACTCCTCCAAAGCCCAAATGAACTCTGTGCTGCTCAGCATGAAGAACCAGCTCT CCGTGCTGCGTGTGGCGGGGGCCCTGCAGAAGAGCACGGACGTGATGAAGGCCATGCAGAGCCTGGTGAAGGTCCCCGAGATCCAGGCCACCATGAGGGAGCTCTCCAAGGAAATGATGAAG GCTGGGATCATCGAAGAGATGCTGGAGGACACTTTTGAAGGCATGGAGGATGAGGAAGAGATGGAGGAGGCAGCAGAGGCGGAGGTGGACAGGATCCTCTTTGAGATTACAGCAG GCGCTCTGGGTAAGGCTCCCAGTAAAGTGACAGACGAGCTGCCCGAGATGGAGCCTGCGGGGCCTGCCCCCGTCTCGGAGGACGAACCGGAGGAGGACATAGAGGAGATGCAGTCCCGGCTGGCAGCCCTGCGCAGCTGA